One Pseudomonas abieticivorans genomic region harbors:
- a CDS encoding DEAD/DEAH box helicase, whose product MNRANGRMQRHIQHRAALAFGYAGEYVSGARHGNILKHEHDQTLRIQRQPITEKTFRDTLQTFGFKIATRQSKALPESAGDIFELPSDGAWLRFIINDLPGLREQGWEVEYSEDFAFDLTPVDDWYAVIDEAPERDWFDLELGIVVNGERLSLLPILLNLLRSHPELLNPAQLARRRDDEQILVPIHSNQPHRPRILQVALPYGRLKPVLATLGDFYLREPGETTLRLPTPDATRLNALQDLPMVWEGGERLRNFAERLRDIRTQPAEIPADLKATLRPYQVEGLSWMQALRELDVGGILADDMGLGKTLQTLAHLLSEKNAGRLDRPAMVVMPTSLIPNWQDEAARFAPTLRVVALHGPGRKKHFDSLAEYDLLLTTYALLPKDLEKLAKLPLHVLILDEAQYIKTPNSKAAQAARQLNARQRLCLSGTPLENHLGELWSLFHFLLPGWLGDAKAFNRDYRVPIERHGSEERLHHLNARIKPFLLRRTKEQVATELPAKTEIVHWVELNDAQRDVYETVRLAMDQKVRAEINSKGVARSQIIILEALLKLRQVCCDLRLVNSIAPPARGSSSGKLSSLMEMVEELLLEGRRILLFSQFTSMLSLIEAELAQRGVEYALLTGATKNRRIPVQDFQKGKVQIFLISLKAGGVGLNLTAADTVIHYDPWWNPAAEHQATDRAYRIGQEKPVFVYKLITRGTVEEKIQHLQLEKSALAAGILEGREAGDWKLANEDIEALFAPLPGRRRK is encoded by the coding sequence TTGAACCGCGCAAATGGGCGCATGCAACGCCATATCCAGCACCGCGCCGCGCTGGCGTTCGGCTACGCCGGCGAATACGTGTCCGGCGCGCGCCATGGCAACATCCTCAAGCACGAGCACGACCAGACCTTGCGCATTCAGCGCCAGCCGATCACCGAAAAGACCTTTCGCGACACCCTGCAAACCTTTGGTTTCAAGATCGCCACGCGCCAGAGCAAAGCCCTGCCGGAAAGCGCCGGCGACATCTTCGAACTGCCCAGCGATGGCGCCTGGCTGCGTTTTATCATCAATGACCTGCCCGGGCTGCGCGAACAGGGCTGGGAAGTGGAATACTCGGAAGACTTTGCCTTCGACCTGACGCCGGTGGACGACTGGTACGCGGTGATTGACGAAGCCCCGGAGCGCGACTGGTTCGACCTGGAGTTGGGCATCGTGGTCAACGGCGAGCGCCTGAGCCTGCTGCCCATCTTGCTCAACCTGCTGCGCAGCCACCCCGAACTGCTCAACCCGGCGCAACTGGCGCGCCGGCGCGATGACGAACAAATCCTGGTTCCGATCCACAGCAACCAGCCGCACCGGCCGCGCATCCTGCAGGTGGCCCTACCCTACGGCCGGCTCAAGCCGGTGCTGGCCACCCTGGGCGACTTCTACCTGCGCGAGCCGGGCGAAACCACACTGCGCCTGCCCACCCCCGATGCAACCCGGCTCAACGCCCTGCAAGACCTGCCGATGGTGTGGGAAGGTGGCGAGCGGCTGCGCAATTTCGCCGAACGCCTGCGCGACATTCGCACCCAGCCGGCCGAGATCCCGGCCGACCTCAAGGCCACCTTGCGCCCCTATCAAGTCGAAGGCCTGAGCTGGATGCAGGCGCTGCGCGAACTGGACGTGGGCGGCATCCTGGCCGACGACATGGGCCTGGGCAAAACCCTGCAAACCCTGGCGCACCTGCTCAGCGAAAAAAACGCCGGGCGCCTGGACCGCCCGGCCATGGTGGTGATGCCCACCAGCTTGATCCCTAACTGGCAGGACGAAGCCGCACGCTTCGCGCCTACCCTGCGCGTGGTGGCCCTGCATGGCCCGGGCCGCAAAAAGCATTTCGACAGCCTGGCTGAATACGACCTGCTGCTGACCACTTACGCGCTACTGCCCAAGGACCTGGAAAAACTCGCCAAGCTGCCGCTGCACGTGTTGATCCTGGACGAAGCCCAGTACATCAAGACCCCCAACAGCAAGGCGGCCCAGGCTGCGCGCCAACTCAACGCGCGGCAACGGCTGTGCCTGAGTGGCACACCCCTGGAAAACCACCTTGGGGAGCTTTGGTCGCTGTTTCACTTCCTGCTGCCGGGGTGGCTGGGCGATGCCAAGGCGTTCAACCGGGACTACCGCGTGCCCATCGAACGTCATGGCAGTGAAGAGCGCCTGCACCACCTCAATGCCCGAATCAAACCGTTCCTGCTGCGCCGCACCAAGGAACAGGTGGCCACCGAGCTGCCGGCCAAGACCGAAATCGTCCACTGGGTAGAGCTCAATGACGCCCAGCGCGACGTGTACGAAACCGTGCGCCTGGCCATGGACCAGAAAGTGCGGGCCGAAATCAACAGCAAGGGCGTGGCCCGCAGCCAGATCATCATCCTGGAAGCCCTGCTCAAGCTGCGCCAGGTGTGTTGCGACCTGCGCCTGGTCAACAGCATCGCCCCGCCCGCCCGCGGCAGCAGCTCGGGCAAGCTCAGTAGCCTGATGGAGATGGTCGAGGAGCTATTGCTGGAAGGCCGGCGCATCCTGTTGTTTTCCCAGTTCACCTCGATGCTCAGCCTGATCGAGGCCGAGCTTGCGCAACGCGGCGTGGAATACGCCTTGCTGACCGGGGCGACGAAAAATCGGCGGATACCCGTGCAGGACTTTCAGAAGGGCAAAGTGCAGATCTTTCTGATCAGCCTGAAGGCTGGCGGCGTGGGCTTGAACCTGACGGCGGCCGACACCGTGATCCACTACGACCCCTGGTGGAACCCAGCCGCCGAGCACCAAGCCACGGACCGAGCCTACCGCATCGGGCAAGAGAAGCCGGTGTTCGTCTACAAGCTGATTACCCGGGGCACGGTCGAGGAGAAGATCCAGCACTTGCAGTTGGAGAAGTCAGCCTTGGCAGCGGGTATTCTCGAGGGGCGCGAGGCGGGGGATTGGAAGCTGGCGAACGAGGACATCGAGGCGCTGTTTGCGCCGCTGCCGGGGCGCAGACGAAAATAG
- the mfd gene encoding transcription-repair coupling factor yields the protein MPVLRLPLLPASAGKSTWGNLPGAALSLAIAEAASAAKRFTLLLTADSQSADRLEQELRFFAPQLPVLHFPDWETLPYDLFSPHQDIISQRISALYRLPELDHGILVVPITTALHRLAPTQFLLGSSLVLDVGQKLDVEQMRGRLEASGYRYVDTVYEHGEFTVRGALIDLFPMGSKLPYRIDLFDDEIETLRTFDPENQRSIDKVESIRLLPAREFPLQKDAVTRFKARFRERFDVDFRRCPIFQDLSSGITPAGIEYYLPLFFDSTSTLFDYLPQDTQVFSLPGVEQAAENFWSDVRNRYEERRVDPSRPLLPPAELFMPVEDCFAQLKRWPRVVASQADIETGAGRDRFPAQPLPNLAIEAKANQPLAALSGFLDQFPGRVLFTAESAGRREVLLELLDRLKLKPKTVDSWADFAAGKERLAITIAPLDEGLLLNDPALALVAESPLFGQRVMQRRRRDKRSDGNNDAVIKNLTELREGAPVVHIDHGVGRYLGLATLEIDNQVAEFLTLEYAENAKLYVPVANLHLIARYTGSDDALAPLHRLGSETWQKAKRKAAEQVRDVAAELLDIYARRAAREGYAFADPTVDYATFSAGFPFEETPDQQSAIEAVRDDMLAPKPMDRLVCGDVGFGKTEVAMRAAFIAVHGGRQVAILVPTTLLAQQHYNSFRDRFADWPVTVEVMSRFKSAKEISAAVDDLAEGKIDIVIGTHKLLQDDVKIKNLGLVIIDEEHRFGVRQKEQLKALRSEVDILTLTATPIPRTLNMAVSGMRDLSIIATPPARRLSVRTFVMEQNKSTIKEALLRELLRGGQVYYLHNDVKTIEKCAADLAELVPEARIGIGHGQMRERDLEQVMSDFYHKRFNVLIASTIIETGIDVPSANTIIIERADKFGLAQLHQLRGRVGRSHHQAYAYLLTPPRQQITPDAEKRLEAIANTQDLGAGFVLATNDLEIRGAGELLGDGQSGQIQAVGFTLYMEMLERAVKAIRKGEQPNLDQPLGGGPEVNLRLPALIPEDYLPDVHARLILYKRIASAVDEDGLKDLQVEMIDRFGLLPEPSKNLIRLTLLKLQAEKLGIKKIDAGPQGGRLEFAADTPVDPLTLIKLIQSQPKRYKFEGATLFKFMVPMERPEERFNTLEALLERLAPKTA from the coding sequence GTGCCAGTTCTGCGTCTACCGCTACTCCCTGCAAGTGCAGGCAAATCCACCTGGGGCAACCTGCCGGGCGCTGCGCTGAGCCTGGCCATTGCCGAGGCCGCCAGCGCCGCGAAGCGCTTCACCTTGCTACTGACCGCCGACAGCCAAAGCGCCGACCGGCTGGAACAGGAGCTGCGTTTTTTTGCGCCGCAACTGCCCGTATTGCATTTTCCTGACTGGGAAACCCTGCCGTACGACCTGTTTTCGCCGCACCAGGACATTATTTCCCAGCGTATTTCCGCCCTGTACCGCCTGCCGGAGCTCGATCACGGCATTTTGGTAGTGCCTATCACCACGGCCCTACATAGGCTGGCGCCCACCCAGTTCCTGCTGGGCAGCAGCCTGGTGCTGGACGTCGGCCAGAAGCTGGACGTTGAGCAGATGCGCGGGCGCCTGGAGGCCAGCGGCTACCGTTACGTGGACACCGTGTACGAGCATGGCGAGTTCACCGTGCGCGGCGCGCTGATCGACCTGTTCCCGATGGGCAGCAAACTGCCCTATCGCATCGACCTGTTCGACGATGAAATCGAGACCCTGCGCACCTTCGATCCGGAAAACCAGCGCTCTATCGACAAGGTCGAGTCGATCCGCCTGCTGCCGGCCCGCGAGTTCCCGCTGCAAAAAGATGCCGTGACGCGCTTCAAGGCGCGCTTTCGCGAGCGTTTCGACGTGGACTTCCGCCGCTGCCCGATCTTCCAGGACCTGAGCAGCGGGATCACCCCGGCCGGTATCGAGTACTACCTGCCGCTGTTCTTCGACAGCACCTCGACCCTGTTCGATTACCTGCCCCAAGACACCCAGGTGTTCTCGCTGCCGGGCGTGGAGCAAGCCGCCGAAAACTTCTGGAGCGACGTGCGCAACCGCTACGAAGAGCGCCGCGTCGACCCTTCCCGGCCACTGCTGCCGCCGGCCGAGCTGTTCATGCCGGTGGAAGACTGCTTCGCCCAGCTCAAGCGCTGGCCACGGGTGGTCGCCAGCCAAGCCGATATCGAAACCGGCGCAGGCCGTGATCGTTTCCCGGCCCAGCCGCTGCCCAACCTGGCCATCGAAGCCAAGGCCAACCAGCCGCTGGCCGCGCTGTCGGGCTTCCTCGACCAGTTCCCAGGCCGCGTGCTGTTCACCGCCGAGTCGGCGGGCCGGCGCGAAGTGCTGCTGGAACTGCTCGACCGGCTCAAGCTCAAACCCAAGACGGTGGACAGCTGGGCCGACTTCGCCGCGGGCAAGGAGCGTTTGGCGATCACCATCGCCCCGCTGGATGAAGGCCTGCTGCTGAACGATCCGGCCCTGGCGCTGGTCGCCGAAAGCCCATTGTTTGGCCAACGCGTGATGCAACGCCGGCGCCGCGACAAACGCAGCGATGGCAACAACGATGCGGTCATCAAGAACCTCACCGAGCTGCGCGAAGGTGCGCCGGTGGTGCACATCGACCACGGCGTGGGCCGCTACCTGGGCCTGGCCACCTTGGAAATCGACAACCAGGTGGCCGAGTTCCTCACCCTGGAATACGCCGAGAACGCCAAGCTCTACGTGCCGGTGGCCAACCTGCACCTGATCGCCCGCTACACCGGCAGCGATGACGCCCTGGCGCCGCTGCACCGGCTGGGTTCGGAAACCTGGCAGAAAGCCAAGCGCAAGGCCGCCGAACAGGTGCGCGACGTGGCCGCCGAGCTGCTCGACATCTACGCCCGCCGCGCCGCCCGCGAAGGCTACGCCTTTGCCGACCCGACCGTGGACTACGCCACCTTCAGTGCCGGCTTCCCGTTCGAAGAAACCCCCGACCAACAGTCGGCCATCGAAGCGGTGCGCGATGACATGCTCGCGCCCAAGCCCATGGACCGCCTGGTGTGTGGCGACGTGGGCTTCGGCAAGACCGAGGTGGCCATGCGCGCCGCGTTCATCGCCGTGCATGGCGGCCGCCAGGTGGCCATCCTGGTGCCCACCACGCTGCTCGCCCAGCAGCACTACAACAGTTTTCGCGACCGTTTCGCCGACTGGCCCGTCACCGTCGAGGTGATGAGCCGCTTCAAGTCTGCCAAGGAAATCAGCGCGGCGGTCGACGACCTTGCCGAAGGCAAGATCGACATCGTCATCGGCACCCACAAGCTGCTGCAGGACGACGTCAAGATCAAGAACCTAGGCCTGGTGATCATCGACGAAGAACACCGTTTTGGCGTGCGCCAGAAGGAACAGCTCAAGGCCTTGCGCAGTGAAGTCGACATCCTCACGCTGACCGCAACGCCCATCCCGCGCACGCTGAACATGGCCGTGTCGGGCATGCGCGACCTGTCGATCATCGCCACACCGCCCGCCCGCCGGCTGTCGGTACGCACCTTCGTGATGGAGCAGAACAAGAGCACCATCAAGGAGGCGTTGCTACGTGAGTTGCTGCGTGGCGGCCAGGTGTACTACCTGCACAACGACGTCAAGACCATCGAGAAGTGCGCCGCCGACCTCGCCGAACTGGTACCGGAAGCGCGCATCGGCATCGGCCACGGGCAGATGCGCGAGCGCGATCTGGAACAGGTGATGAGCGACTTCTATCACAAGCGCTTCAACGTGCTGATTGCCTCGACCATTATCGAGACCGGCATCGACGTGCCCAGTGCCAACACCATCATCATCGAACGTGCCGACAAGTTCGGCCTGGCCCAGTTGCACCAATTGCGCGGCCGCGTGGGGCGTAGCCACCACCAGGCCTATGCCTACCTGCTGACGCCGCCGCGCCAGCAAATCACCCCGGACGCCGAGAAGCGCCTGGAAGCCATCGCCAACACCCAGGATTTGGGCGCAGGTTTCGTGCTGGCCACCAATGACCTGGAAATCCGCGGCGCCGGCGAGTTGCTCGGCGACGGCCAGAGCGGGCAGATCCAGGCGGTCGGTTTTACCCTGTACATGGAAATGCTCGAGCGCGCGGTCAAGGCCATTCGCAAGGGCGAACAACCCAACCTGGACCAGCCCCTGGGCGGCGGCCCGGAGGTCAACCTGCGCTTGCCAGCATTGATCCCGGAAGACTACTTGCCCGACGTGCACGCGCGGCTGATCCTGTACAAGCGCATTGCCTCGGCGGTGGACGAAGACGGCTTGAAAGACCTGCAGGTGGAAATGATCGACCGCTTCGGCTTGCTGCCCGAGCCAAGCAAAAACCTGATCCGCCTGACGCTGTTGAAATTGCAGGCTGAAAAGCTCGGCATCAAAAAGATCGACGCCGGCCCGCAAGGCGGTCGCCTGGAATTTGCCGCCGACACGCCGGTCGATCCGCTGACGCTGATCAAGTTGATTCAAAGCCAGCCCAAGCGTTACAAGTTCGAAGGTGCAACGCTGTTCAAGTTCATGGTGCCGATGGAGCGCCCCGAAGAGCGCTTCAACACCCTGGAAGCCTTGCTGGAACGCCTGGCCCCGAAAACCGCCTGA